Within Runella rosea, the genomic segment CACATTGATTGGGTTCAACAACAGCCTTCAATAAAGGCAAGTCGGACGTAATAACGGGCAAGCCCAAGGCCATATAATCAAACATTTTGGTGGGATAAGAATCGGCATAATCGCCGACGGGTTTGAGCAGGGCAATGCCCGCAAGAGCCTTTTGGGCGTACAAAAATGCATCTTCTTGCGGTTTATATCCGTAAAAAACCAATTGTTCCTTTATCGCTTGGTAGTCGTGCCGTTCCTCTAAGGATTTTTGTGCAATACGTAAGTGTCCAAAAACGTGTAGCCGTACGCTCGGGTGCTGCTTTTTTACAATGACCAAGGCACTCAACATAGTATCAAAAGCCCGCTCAAAGCTGATGACTCCCGCGTAAAAAAAGGAGGGATGTTGGACATCTGGTGCAGGAAAAGGCCATGAAAGCCATTCGGAAGACGCAAAATTATGAACAATAGCGTAGGGCTTCTGGAGATTTTGATACTCATTTAAATAGGCATCTTCGGTAAAAACAAACTTGAATATGTGCCGCGCTTTGTGGTCGAAATAGCGAAAAAGGCGCTCGAAAAACCAACCTCGATTGTACGATTTGAGGGGGATTTTTTTGTACAGATTCTCCTGAACTTCATACACAACCTCGGCCCCCAACCACCGAAACAAAAAAGCCAACGGCAGCAATTCGGCCACGAAAAGATGGACAATTTGCGGCCTGATAAACAGGAATTTCAGCAAAACAAGGGGATGGACAAGCAACACACGCCAAATAAGCTGACGGAAGTACGGCAGGCGAATCAAACGCTCGTTGGTCGGAGATTTTCTTTGGGCGTTTGGGTGAACAGCTAAGGCAACAAAGAGGTCAAAATGAGCGGATAAACTTGGAGCAATTTTCCCCGAAATGCGCGGATCTGTGGTTGAATGAACCGTACTGAGCAATAAAATTCGCGGACGCGGGATTGGTTTGTGCATGTTGCAAATATGGGTGAATCCCCGTATTTTTGAAAAAAGTACCTGTTTTTTTAACCTATGATGAATGAAAACTACGATAAAAGCCGCTTTGTGGCTTGCCGCTAATGTGCTTGTTACGAGTATAGTAGCTCAGCCGTCACCTAAATCTCAACCTCGCATGAACCCACCTCAAACCGACAAAATTGTTCTTTATCAAATCTACACTCGCCTGTTTGGCAACCTGAATTCAACCAATAAGTTTTATGGTACGCGTGACGAAAACGGCACTGGTAAATTCAATGACATTACCGACAAAGCCCTGAAAGAACTCAAAAAATTCGGTATTTCACACGTTTGGTACACCGGGGTGATTGAACACGCCACCATGACTGATTATTCGGCGTACGGAATTCCCAAAGATAACCCGTATGTAGTGAAGGGAATCGCAGGGTCGCCGTATGCCATCAAAGATTATTACGATGTCAATCCCGATTTGGCGGTAGATGTACGCAATCGAATGGCGGAGTTTGAGGCGTTGGTGGCCCGCTCTCATAAAGCCAATCTGAAAGTTATCATTGATTTTGTGCCCAATCACGTGGCACGGCAGTATAAGTCAGACATGAAGCCCTCAGGCGTAAAAGACTTTGGGGAAGGCGATAAGGTAGAGGAGGCGTTCAATCCCCAAAATAATTTTTACTACCTGCCCAATCGGAAATTCCTCGTTCCCGACAACGTGCCCGTGCCGCCGGGGATTTCAACTTTTCCGTACGAAGAATTTCCCGCGAAAGCTACTGGAAACGACGTGTTTTCGGCCAAGCCCAGCATCAATGATTGGTTTGAAACCGTCAAGCTGAATTACGGCGTCGATTATCTTAACAATCGCAGCCGTCATTTTGACCCGATTCCGAGTACTTGGCTCAAAATGCGGGATATTTT encodes:
- a CDS encoding glycosyltransferase, with the protein product MHKPIPRPRILLLSTVHSTTDPRISGKIAPSLSAHFDLFVALAVHPNAQRKSPTNERLIRLPYFRQLIWRVLLVHPLVLLKFLFIRPQIVHLFVAELLPLAFLFRWLGAEVVYEVQENLYKKIPLKSYNRGWFFERLFRYFDHKARHIFKFVFTEDAYLNEYQNLQKPYAIVHNFASSEWLSWPFPAPDVQHPSFFYAGVISFERAFDTMLSALVIVKKQHPSVRLHVFGHLRIAQKSLEERHDYQAIKEQLVFYGYKPQEDAFLYAQKALAGIALLKPVGDYADSYPTKMFDYMALGLPVITSDLPLLKAVVEPNQCGFCVSPYDAEALATVMLSCIENPKTLQVMGENGRKAIKATYNWQNEAKKLVELYSQ